The Miscanthus floridulus cultivar M001 chromosome 7, ASM1932011v1, whole genome shotgun sequence genome includes a region encoding these proteins:
- the LOC136464082 gene encoding protein S-acyltransferase 10-like produces the protein MASSSAAEPSSRLSDRARRSSLGLRFMVLLMHVLFVGAVFILDPTLDWRIHEEPWYIGLYGVLVLLTLVQYFYTAGSSPGYVIDVMRAGSMMHATFVNTAALSKQSNSRNGNTNSPTSRAQLQKLSTMTPTSSWAQMVMDLYPPGSSTRDWTCTYCRVVQPPRTRHCHDCDKCVLQFDHHCIWLGTCIGKKNHCRFWWYIFEETILCIWTAALYIESLRLDVDKAWWKDFVGVILLAVLIFILIFLLLLWLFHSYIALTNQTTYEVARRKRIFYLRGVPERVHPFSRGICRNLYDFCCSSQKGYILEAVPPSQELEARAVRYTCRDVICCRCC, from the exons ATGGCGTCCTCCTCTGCCGCCGAGCCCAGCTCCCGCCTCTCTGATCGAG CGAGGAGGTCGTCGCTGGGACTCAGATTCATGGTGCTCCTGATGCACGTGCTGTTCGTTGGCGCTGTCTTCATCCTCGATCCGACCCTCGACTGGCGAATCCACGAGGAGCCGTG GTATATAGGGTTGTACGGAGTGCTTGTCCTGCTCACGTTAGTGCAATACTTCTACACAGCTGGCTCATCTCCAGG GTATGTTATTGATGTAATGAGAGCTGGTTCCATGATGCATGCAACCTTCGTCAACACTGCTGCTCTTTCAAA GCAGTCAAATTCAAGAAATGGAAACACAAATTCCCCGACGAGTCGTGCTCAACTACAGAAACTTAGCACGATGACTCCTACATCGTCATGGGCACAGATGGTTATGGATCTTTATCCTCCAGGGTCAAGCACCAG GGATTGGACTTGCACTTACTGCAGGGTTGTTCAG CCACCTCGTACCCGGCACTGCCATGACTGTGATAAATGTGTCCTTCAATTTGATCATCACTGCATATGGCTTGGAACATGCATTGGCAAAAAGAACCATTGTCGTTTTTG GTGGTACATATTTGAAGAAACAATCTTGTGTATCTGGACTGCTGCTCTCTACATCGAGTCATTGCGTTTAGATGTGGACAAGGCCTG GTGGAAGGACTTTGTTGGTGTAATCCTGTTGGCAGTGCTTATCTTTATCCTTATATTCCTACTACTATTGTGGTTGTTTCATTC GTACATTGCTCTAACAAATCAAACAACCTACGAAGTTGCCAGAAGAAAGCGAATATTCTACCTAAG GGGAGTACCTGAAAGAGTTCATCCATTCAGTAGAGGCATATGCAGAAATCTCTACGACTTCTGCTGTTCTAGCCAGAAGGGATATATTCTGGAAGCTGTGCCCCCAAGTCAGGAGCTGGAAGCTAGAGCTGTTCGCTACACGTGCCGGGATGTCATTTGCTGCCGTTGCTGCTGA